The following is a genomic window from Neodiprion pinetum isolate iyNeoPine1 chromosome 3, iyNeoPine1.2, whole genome shotgun sequence.
CTTGCcctaatattatttatactaaCTAACAAATTATCCAATCATTATGTTTGCCCTACCTGCGTTTCATCTATAATAATGCTTTTAGTTCAGAACTTCTAATTTTCTTCTACAGTTGTATCTTCATATTTCAAGAAGTATACTTCGCAAATATGCTCTGAACATTTGAGTACTTGAAGATGTCTATATCTTTGAGATATTTTTCTGAGGatattcgatcattttttctcccgaaataattatcattttatcgTATAACATTAGTCCATCACTTCACAAtgatgaaattattaaattttcataatcatACCAACAGTAATGCTTCGAATATTCGAATATCCCTAAATAATGCTTAAAGTAAATAACATAACAATAAATGTGTCATTTTTCTCGATTTCTTGTCTATTtccttcctcttctttttgaTAACTACATTTTAAATATCTATTTCGCAAATCCAacaaaaggaagaaaaaaaaattcacttgcAAATATCTTTTAGTTTTACTACATTTTTGGCAATTTAGTGTTTGATGCATCATAATTTTAGGAACAGCTTGATAGGTAACATATAAATATGGTGCAGGTGGTCAGGAGGCTACAGATCGATTTTGTTCAAACTActtttgtatttgaaaaaagaaatgtccGGTTACAAACAACGATGATTTTGTTCCAATTGATGGAATAAATAGAGTAGAACTGTATATGACGCATGTGTGCTTTAGTTACTGTTCTACTTTTCgtacttcatttatttttcatgttgtATGGACATTTCAAAGTGTTGATGCattatttttgtaaacaaaGCATTAGTATTTTGAACGGAACGGCCAAAATTTAGTGCACAGAGCTTAGTAGTGTTACTGCGTCAGGTTGAACggacattttttctcttcattcaTCAACGAACTTGAATtacctttttcttcattcaaaaaaaagaaaactgatttAATTTACAGTGACGCctgttttatttctatttcgaATATTTCTCAGTGAGTGCTTTATAGTCTATGTGAGCCAGCGGTGATTTTAAGAGTGGAAAAACTTGTAGCGAGGATAAACTGTATGAAGTACAACACTATTCgtaattcaaaatcttttcttATTAGCGaattaaaagaagaaattgcAGGGATTACAGTATCAGAGGATGCTGTGTACAATACTTTTATGAATCCATTTCTGGTGTCCACCAACCAATATTAATTTGGTTATAACTTTATTTAGCACAAaggatgaagattttttttcccattgtaatgaacaaaatttattttcacttggtctaacttcattatttttgttgGTTGGTTGCTAACACTAAAATACAGTACATGCTACTAAATTTTCTACATTCACTGATTTGCCTTTGCTAGTAGTAGTAAAAATTCAGTAGGAGCTTTGTGACCAATATTAGTGAGTAAATATGtacaattacaataattatatagaGTTGTTGAAAGATCTATATTTATGAGAGAATGAAATGATTGTCTTCTGTGGAATAGCAAACCGACATCTGTTGTGCTCATTTACTGTaggattttaatttcaaaccgAATAATTTCCGTTCCGCATAACTgatgtataataaatgtttaaataCATGTGCATTCAAATATGCCTGTATATTTGACTGCattccaatatttttctattctcatATAAGTCATATATTTCCTAAATGATGCATTACACTTTGACGTAAAACTTAAGCAATATCTGTTATAAGTTTATCGATGTTTTTGTCAAGATATGTCGATGAATTTGATACCATGCACTGAATTTTgctaatatatataatttttttttaaaattttttatagattCTGGAGAAGTAGAAAAACGATTACCTGTGTGAAGTATTTGAAGTTCTGAGTTCCGTCGGTTCTATTTATGTTGATCTGTGCATTAATCACATTAATGAGCTACTTAAAAATTCATGTTAGGTACATCACTTTCTTACAGGTCACCAATGCAAACGAAATGTTTTATAGGAATTACATGAAGAgtacaaaaaattcttgatactatgcttcatttgaatttttaccatttcaaTTGAACATTGAATCTCTGAATTCTAGTACGATGGTATTTGAATTGAAACATGGATTACAATGCAATCATTTTGTCAATATCATTTCAACAACAGAAATGTAATTTGTATAAGTTGGATAAATGGTATggacaaaattcaaaaaaattaatttaatgcGGCAAAAACATGTGAAGACATGATTTCTAGATTTATTTGACATCACTTCAGTCTTGAGACACTTATTGCGTATGCACGGAAACATTACTTTGTGAActttatttgtatttaaaCTACCCAAAATAGAATGTTTATTAACTCAAAATTAGTATTATCcactcaaaattttataaacttgaTACAGCACAATGGATGTCTGTGATTGCTATATAAGTCATTGTTGATAGGTAATAATTAAActaagaaaaacaattttaaactTGCTATATACAAGAAAAGTATATACTTTGTgtataaacaaatttcaatcacaatgaaaatgaaaacgtgCCTATATGATAGTTACCAGCTGGATACAGAGATCTAAGTTTACAGCTTTTAAATTGTGAATCATACTGATTAATGGTATACTTATGTATGAAATATACCTATTCATAAATAGGTGAcaatatgaaatatataagTATTTTGTAAGAATGTAATTTTACTGTAGCTGAACAATAGTATGAAAAGAGATAGCCTTatcgtttataaaaaaaatttgaacaaaagtgTGATTACATTACGTTTTTAAACtgtatatttcaataaataaagtcGATTCTTCAGAAATATCTGTATTTCTATTTGTATGTACTTCACTATCACGTTCTAGAGACTTATTTTACGAATGATATATACCTATCATTTGTTAGTATCCATATAATTTAGTATATAACAGTGAATATCGTCTTATACCATGTTTGCACAATATCCGTTCATTCGACTAGTAATCACAactaattttcagaaaactttatTATACATGCAGTATCATCAATCTGAAGTGGTCAGGGATTCCAGCCGAAATCCGTTATCCATTGAAAGTCATAGGAGAAGATTCACGTGAAACTCAACGAGTTTACTATTGAGGAACGTCAAAAATATTCGAACATACGTGGGTGGGATGGTAAGTGGTAAGTTTAGTAGTAATCCCACAAAAGTTTCTTGTAACATATTTTCTCTAGGCACTACTAATGAGCTAACAGcatacaattatttatattttctttattatttttgagaaTCTCTAATATCGAACAAGTTTTGTGGCAGTTCCACagagtatatacatataacaagattattatatttttcaagtgTTTGCATATCAAATGGTGTGAACGCttgcatattattattcaaaaccAAGCTacgttaaaataaatattgttagatataatgctttgttttattcaaatattgcacttttttaaaattagatTGGTTCTAACATAATTTGGCACATGCAGAGATTCTGTTCGTTTTGTGCTTTTCTATCAATAGTCACACATAAATTTTGCACAGGCAACAGCAATTGTACAGTGAAACGAATGACTTAATACAGAAATTGTTACCATTAAACTGTGCTGGctacaaaggaaaaaaaaaccgttgaGCATTATCAGTGAAACTTTTGTTTACGTATCGCGTTGATGAATAATCAAATTTCTTACCAAATggaataacaaaaattgttgGACATCCCAAATGCATCAAACCTATTCAATATcaatattgaatattgaataagTTGAACTTTCCACACTCAACACTGTCATTTGAGTATGATCATACATTACTAAGAATGCTCGTAAATAGAAAACAATCAATGATAcataaattgattaaaaatatatatacaaataaatttaattacaccAACGTTAGATCAAGGTGCAGATTAGCTGTATCAAATTCTTACATAACACACGTTCGCAAACACTTCaagtgaatgaaaaaacttttaaccATACAATTTTCGCTAATTATGGTTTGCTTAATGAATACAAACTTATGTATACGATTTCAGTGATGCTTAAAAAAACCTGTCAATGCTATCATTTATACGGAGACAATGCTTTCTCGCTCAATATGTCTTGATGAATGTAACAATACATTAGAATTTCTGAATAGTAAAGATAAAACATTAAAGGACTACATctgttattcaaaattattttctaaataTAGGTAATTAACTACCTAATTAATAACTACGATATCATGCAACTTGAGAGAGGATAACCGTGAAATTTAGAAATTAGGATAACCTGAAACGGTAGTTACTTTTGATAGTGATAGGACCCGAATCTTCTTAAATTCacaattaataaacaaaatattctattattaCGGTTGTGGAATGTTGAATTCTTGCGCAGATGTTTCAATAACTCGTGCTAATTCGCGTGCTTAATATCTTAAGATTTCGTAAAACTAATTTCTGTTTTTACTAGAATTTACCAGCAAATCGTATTACAGCTCTTTATTATACAAAAGCTTGTAACATAGTACGATACttgcttcatattttttttatcgtagaAATGACCATAAGTATTGTACGATTTGTGTCATTTCATCATTAATTCTAATTCTTCCACCGGGTTAAGTGTGACTAGatttatttggaaaaagtaaaaaactaTTCGAAATCACTACTAACtgcaataaataataacgtaCTTTACTgtggtaatttattttttaattttcgtaaatGAACTCATCCTGCGAACGCTGCAAACTGACCAATATCACACTTATGCTTATCATCTTATTTGAGCAGATTATTGATTTGTTGAAGCCAATACAAGAACGTTGAGACATGCTTTTACTGGTCATTGTCAAGGGCAACAAGTATATTACTAACAATTAGCTGTCTGCTATTACTATACTATAAATTGAGTATGACTAAATTGGTGACGAGATTTCAAAGACTTATCACGTAATAATCCattcatgtgaaaaaaattcaatagtTGAAGCTGCTGGTGTCATCTTTTTTCTTGAGACACGCTAGCAGTCGTAATAAAAGTCATGCCAACTGTCAGTGAATTTTAAATCGATGATGTCGCTTCTTCTTATGGTTACATCGCCTGTAGCCTTGTCTATATTGCGGACACATCTTTAAATCAAAGTAGTAGTTCCCAATGAACAGTATCATGCGTGTTATCAAGATGAAATTCACTCGAAATAACtcctaaaaattaaaacatttttcaccatttgttttccattttatttatatataatatttacccATTTAACTTAATATCTCATTTATTCTCTTGTAAATACAAACCTGAAAACTGGAGGGCATGGGAGCTCTCCATACCTGACTGGAAGTCTGTCAGCAGTCACTGGAAAGACTAGCACTGGACATGTCCTGACACATTCGAGCCTCACTCTTTTCATCCGCCAATGCCTCTATAATATCCAGTAAAAGTTCTCGACTCAACTGCTTCAATTTTGGCAATCGTGCCACCTACAAATTAGGTACACCATTTATGTGATGCTCAAATATCGCTTCCACAGTCAATGGAAACCAAAAATGGTAAATATTTTGTGGTCAAAAATTGGATTAGAACTGATggattatttttctaaattttaacgagtacTTGGAAAACGATCCCAATCAACATTTTTCCTCAACTCAATTGTTCAACAGTATTGCACctacataaaaaaaagcaatttatttataataaggTCTCATTGATTTAGGTGAAGCACGAGTGCACGTATGTatggatttttttccacagaGTGTAAAAAAGTTAAGTATCACAACAAAGTTTGACATTCAGGAATCAAGGTGACTCAATTTACATAAGTATGCTCCACATATTATGCATTAAACTTTTCTTTTAAGAAATGTTGTTCTATACCTTGCTAAAATGATGGACGATCAGATTGAGagcatattttttcatgtcaATAGCCTGCATTCTATCCGCAGCTTCAAGAATTTGTATAACGTTTTCAAACGTAACATTCATTTCAAGATTTTGCTTGCAAAAGGCTTGCAGGCGATTATTTGTAAAGCCGTAAAATACTGGTGCAGTGAATAGGTATAGAGAGTCCTCAGGAGGCATTAAGACATCTGCGTAATAAATATACCTGAGCAGGGAATCGAATGATTCTTTTGAAGGAATCATCTCTCCGATTTGGATCTGAAAATGGTATTTGTTACAAGTAAAGTACTACAATCAATAATAAGAGGGCCTAGTAATATACTTACGTTCACTATGTTGTCTTCAGGCATAAAAGATCGGAACATGCCTTCGAAATAACTGCATCTAGCGGCAAGGATAGCCTTGTGTGCTGGTATGGGTGTCCCATGCAACATCAGCATAATATCACAAAATTCGGTGCTCGCACTCTTTAAAAAGCCCTCCATATCCTGCTCTAGAGTTGTTCCCAACACATGAATGTGTGCAAATtctattcaagaaaaataaaactatcaccatataaaatgtaaaaGCGTCAAGCAATAAGTAATGAATCTATGCTCTAAATAAGACACactttgttattgttattgtctTTACTCCAAAGTATTCACTAAACGATTCCTTCAAACACCAAAATTTGGcaatattaaataaagtacctgtcgattcgtatgactttagAAAGTTTTTAGCTTGCGGCATTTGCCTTCTTCTTATGATTTCTACCATTAAGGGTTGATCCAATGTTTCAAATTCCTGGCTCATCACTATTTGATTGTAGTTACTGTCCTTGACAACAAAACTCAAGCAGAATTCTTTAATAAAATACAACTTTAAAAGTGCTGCATTATGAAGTGCTTCAAGAACGTTTGCATGACTGATAGTAGCTTCAAGATATTGAACACAAAGTTGTTCCAATCTTTTCATGTGAAATTGAACAGCTAGTCGATAAACGTCCATCATTAGAAGTACGATTCTGTTGCTCAACGgatcttctatttttttggTAGGATCTATTCGATCAGTGTATATGTAGTTCAACACCATTTCAAAGGCTTCCGGCACAGCATCCTTCAATTTGACTTCTAGCAACGGTAAATCTTTGAGCGGTAGATCGGTAATgcctaaaattttttcaagatgCTTTTCTCTCTGATCTTGGGCTTGTTTAATTCTAGCTTTTAACCACTGAGATCGTGCGGCTACCATAGCAATATGTGCTGGTATTTTCTCTTCGCTTTCTCCAACAATAAACTGGACGTCGCAGAACTGTTGACTGCTGAGCAATCTTCCAAAATCATCGTGCAGAGTACATTTAGgataagaagaaaattgaaacctGTACATCTCACCAGATCTCACATTGTTATCTACAGTGCCTCCAAATATAAACATAGCTTCCCCAATTACTGCTGCAGCATGAAATAATCGTCCAGATGGTACTTGGCTGTCTGCCGATGATAAAATTACACTCCATGTCTGTGTATCCAGGTCGTAACAATGCAAATCATTGGGTAGGGTTGAATCTGCCGTTCCACCAAAGACATAGAGATGCCTGTCAAAACTGACCATTGTGTGACCATAACGGCGAGCTGGAGGAGGTGGAGCACCTCTCAATATATGCTCTGTGGATATTCGAGTCCACCTATTGAACATAATTCATGTCACGCATTATGTCAAAAAATCCGAGTGCTTCTTAATTACAAAAGTCTTGTAATGAAAGTCTGCATTTTTGCATAATGAATCTGGATatttgtttgactaaaaaactTTATTGATGTTGGTATGCCAATTTCACCGACCTTTTGTCTTTGAAGTGGAACTGAAACAAGCTGTTTGTAATTTTGGCTCCACTCTGACCACTGAAAACGAACATAGATTCACGAGCAACAGCTACAGGGAAATTGCAACACGTTGGTGGACAATCTCCAGATTGCGCAACTTCTTCCCAAACTCTCATATCTCCTGGCTATAAACCACAATGCTTTTATTTAATGAACTCTTacttttacataaaaaaatttactatctattaattataatttagtGTGAATGTAATTGACTTACAAGCAGCGATATGGTCCACATATCATTTAATCTAGCATTCCCATCGTACCCAGCGAATATCCAAAGCTTATTATCATACACTGCAGCACCATGGGCTGATCTGGGTACAGGTGTTCTACAGATTTGAAAGAGATACTATGAAAATAAGTATTATACATAGTTCGTAGTTTAGCAATAATATTCCAATGCCAGGTgcatcatatatatattcacatatatatatttaatagaCATGAACAGTCTTGCTCTGGCCAATTACATCATATCACAACTAGATGCTTGGACATAAACTTTCTGCTCTTCGAATACTCTGCAATTTGTTTATGATTTCAATAGATTCAAATAATGAGAGGAGCAGGTACCATAATTATTATGGAAAGCtccatatttttatcatcgttGTAGGAATGTTGATAAAGGTCACAATCAACTTACTTTCCAATAAACCGCCACTCAATCCATTGACCAGTCTTGAATTTATACtcaaataaatcattcttGTTGGTTAAATTAGAATTTGAATGAATGTCTCCAGTGTATCCACCAAAAACGAACATAGAAACGTCATAAACTACGGCTGAGTGGTGATATCTTGGTGCTGGCGGAATCCCAGTGGAGAACGCCCTACCCCAAGATTTTTCTTTAACGTCAAACCGTAGCAAATCattcaacattttctttcCGTTATCTCCTCCAAATACGTAAATAGCATCTTTATATGCTACTACCGTGTGCTTACTTCGTCtgtgtagaaaaaataatagagaTGGATGTTGACTTATTTACCATTATAAGGggatattttattatgttaTCTGATGAAGATATccaaattttgtaaatgacTTTCATAAAGTAACGAAACACCTGTTTCTGGCAAACTTTTAGCACAATATTTGGACAGTTGACATCAATATAAG
Proteins encoded in this region:
- the Lztr1 gene encoding leucine-zipper-like transcriptional regulator 1 isoform X1 yields the protein MDNTATAECLTLDFGPFETVHRWQQMPECDEFVGARRSKHTVVAYKDAIYVFGGDNGKKMLNDLLRFDVKEKSWGRAFSTGIPPAPRYHHSAVVYDVSMFVFGGYTGDIHSNSNLTNKNDLFEYKFKTGQWIEWRFIGKTPVPRSAHGAAVYDNKLWIFAGYDGNARLNDMWTISLLPGDMRVWEEVAQSGDCPPTCCNFPVAVARESMFVFSGQSGAKITNSLFQFHFKDKRWTRISTEHILRGAPPPPARRYGHTMVSFDRHLYVFGGTADSTLPNDLHCYDLDTQTWSVILSSADSQVPSGRLFHAAAVIGEAMFIFGGTVDNNVRSGEMYRFQFSSYPKCTLHDDFGRLLSSQQFCDVQFIVGESEEKIPAHIAMVAARSQWLKARIKQAQDQREKHLEKILGITDLPLKDLPLLEVKLKDAVPEAFEMVLNYIYTDRIDPTKKIEDPLSNRIVLLMMDVYRLAVQFHMKRLEQLCVQYLEATISHANVLEALHNAALLKLYFIKEFCLSFVVKDSNYNQIVMSQEFETLDQPLMVEIIRRRQMPQAKNFLKSYESTEFAHIHVLGTTLEQDMEGFLKSASTEFCDIMLMLHGTPIPAHKAILAARCSYFEGMFRSFMPEDNIVNIQIGEMIPSKESFDSLLRYIYYADVLMPPEDSLYLFTAPVFYGFTNNRLQAFCKQNLEMNVTFENVIQILEAADRMQAIDMKKYALNLIVHHFSKVARLPKLKQLSRELLLDIIEALADEKSEARMCQDMSSASLSSDC
- the Lztr1 gene encoding leucine-zipper-like transcriptional regulator 1 isoform X2 encodes the protein MDNTATAECLTLDFGPFETVHRWQQMPECDEFVGARRSKHTVVAYKDAIYVFGGDNGKKMLNDLLRFDVKEKSWGRAFSTGIPPAPRYHHSAVVYDVSMFVFGGYTGDIHSNSNLTNKNDLFEYKFKTGQWIEWRFIGKTPVPRSAHGAAVYDNKLWIFAGYDGNARLNDMWTISLLPGDMRVWEEVAQSGDCPPTCCNFPVAVARESMFVFSGQSGAKITNSLFQFHFKDKRWTRISTEHILRGAPPPPARRYGHTMVSFDRHLYVFGGTADSTLPNDLHCYDLDTQTWSVILSSADSQVPSGRLFHAAAVIGEAMFIFGGTVDNNVRSGEMYRFQFSSYPKCTLHDDFGRLLSSQQFCDVQFIVGESEEKIPAHIAMVAARSQWLKARIKQAQDQREKHLEKILGITDLPLKDLPLLEVKLKDAVPEAFEMVLNYIYTDRIDPTKKIEDPLSNRIVLLMMDVYRLAVQFHMKRLEQLCVQYLEATISHANVLEALHNAALLKLYFIKEFCLSFVVKDSNYNQIVMSQEFETLDQPLMVEIIRRRQMPQAKNFLKSYESTEFAHIHVLGTTLEQDMEGFLKSASTEFCDIMLMLHGTPIPAHKAILAARCSYFEGMFRSFMPEDNIVNIQIGEMIPSKESFDSLLRWHDCQN